A genomic window from Natrinema sp. HArc-T2 includes:
- a CDS encoding pyridoxamine 5'-phosphate oxidase family protein, producing the protein MASIPDDFHDLFEKQTFAHVATLTDEGLPHVTPVWIDYDADDGLLLVNTERHRQKAKNAAHNPAIGVSMADPDDPYRRLSVIGEVEELTTDGAREHIDDLAQRYMDVDEYPNPIESERVLLRIRPKQVM; encoded by the coding sequence ATGGCCTCGATCCCCGACGACTTCCACGACCTCTTCGAGAAGCAAACGTTCGCCCACGTCGCGACACTAACCGACGAGGGGTTGCCACACGTCACGCCAGTGTGGATCGATTACGACGCGGACGACGGACTCCTGCTGGTCAATACCGAACGGCACCGACAAAAAGCGAAGAACGCAGCACACAACCCCGCCATCGGCGTCAGCATGGCCGATCCCGACGACCCCTACCGACGCCTCTCGGTGATCGGCGAGGTCGAGGAACTTACGACCGACGGCGCTCGAGAACACATCGACGACCTCGCCCAGCGATACATGGACGTCGACGAGTATCCGAACCCGATCGAATCCGAGCGGGTGCTCTTGCGAATTCGACCGAAGCAGGTCATGTAA
- a CDS encoding bacterio-opsin activator domain-containing protein, whose product MDDVDADRGGGLGDPAGAARALEHVVDPVVAVADGTVTYANPAARDAFEIGDADRDAATALGTRWNRLATAIDETTVGTARWIDLDDGREGARIHRGADGATITFDRGGSAAAGGADDVSDGTQPGTSDRLVKDRALEEAPVGITISDPDREDNPLVYVNDAYEEITGYEYDEVVGRNCRFLQGEESDEDAIAEMAAAIDEDRPVTVELKNYRKDGTEFWNEVTIAPVRDDSDRVTHYVGFQNDITARKEAELELERRTDELEYILDRVEGLIQDVTDVVAGSTDRAELEAEVCDRIAAEDAYDGVWIGERNPATGTIGVRSSAGAGPERDRLETDDDHPAAETLVTGEPAVDTRDGTTLAAFPLSYNEIEYGVLTIRTDRTRAVDDREAIILSALARAVASGINARETSRVLTTDAVVAVELDVTDRTLAPVALSTDANCRLEYRRSVHRIDDETASLFTATGASADELTAAAADLSDVDCRVVVERDEEVLIELTGADNLVGWLSERGVRTQAIESEAGRARLTLEVPRSANVRAVVEAVEDRYTGTDIISFQQREREAETREEFAAGLEEALTDRQFGALQRAYLGGYFEWPRPTTGEELAQSMGVSRPTFHEHLRTAEAKLCRAFFGDA is encoded by the coding sequence ATGGACGATGTCGACGCGGATCGCGGCGGTGGTCTCGGTGATCCCGCTGGAGCGGCGCGTGCGCTCGAGCACGTGGTCGATCCGGTGGTGGCGGTCGCCGACGGGACGGTCACGTACGCGAACCCGGCTGCCCGTGATGCTTTCGAAATCGGTGACGCCGACCGCGACGCGGCGACCGCACTCGGGACGCGCTGGAACCGGCTCGCGACGGCGATCGACGAGACGACGGTCGGCACTGCCCGATGGATCGACCTCGATGATGGCCGCGAGGGTGCCCGCATCCACCGCGGTGCCGATGGTGCAACGATCACGTTCGATCGCGGCGGATCCGCCGCTGCCGGCGGCGCTGACGATGTGTCGGATGGCACACAGCCGGGAACGAGCGATCGGCTGGTGAAAGATCGCGCACTCGAGGAAGCCCCCGTCGGGATCACGATCTCCGATCCCGACCGCGAGGACAACCCGCTCGTCTACGTCAACGACGCCTACGAGGAGATCACCGGCTACGAGTACGACGAGGTCGTCGGTCGGAACTGCCGGTTCCTGCAGGGCGAGGAGTCCGACGAGGACGCGATCGCCGAGATGGCGGCGGCCATCGACGAGGATCGACCGGTCACCGTCGAACTCAAAAACTACCGCAAGGACGGCACCGAGTTCTGGAACGAGGTCACGATCGCCCCAGTTCGCGACGACTCGGACCGCGTAACCCACTACGTCGGTTTCCAGAACGACATTACCGCGCGCAAGGAGGCCGAACTCGAACTCGAGCGCCGAACCGACGAACTCGAGTACATCTTAGACCGCGTCGAGGGGTTGATTCAGGACGTGACCGACGTCGTCGCCGGGTCGACCGACCGCGCAGAACTCGAGGCCGAAGTCTGTGACCGGATCGCTGCAGAAGACGCCTACGACGGGGTCTGGATCGGCGAGCGGAATCCGGCGACCGGCACGATCGGCGTCCGCTCGAGCGCGGGGGCCGGCCCCGAACGCGATCGGCTCGAGACGGACGACGACCATCCCGCCGCGGAGACGCTTGTGACCGGCGAGCCCGCAGTCGATACTCGCGATGGAACGACGCTCGCTGCCTTCCCGCTGTCGTACAACGAGATCGAATACGGCGTGTTGACCATCCGAACGGATCGAACGCGCGCTGTCGACGACCGCGAAGCGATCATCCTTTCTGCGCTGGCTCGCGCGGTCGCCAGCGGGATCAATGCCCGCGAGACCAGTCGCGTGCTCACGACCGACGCCGTCGTCGCCGTCGAACTCGACGTGACGGATCGCACGCTCGCACCCGTCGCCCTCTCGACCGACGCCAACTGTCGACTCGAGTATCGCCGGTCGGTCCACCGCATCGACGACGAGACGGCGTCGCTGTTTACCGCCACTGGTGCAAGCGCGGACGAACTCACTGCGGCTGCTGCGGACCTCTCCGACGTTGACTGTCGCGTGGTCGTCGAACGCGACGAGGAGGTTCTGATCGAACTGACTGGCGCGGACAACCTCGTCGGCTGGCTCTCCGAGCGCGGCGTTCGCACCCAGGCGATCGAAAGCGAGGCCGGTCGTGCGCGACTCACACTCGAGGTCCCACGCTCGGCGAACGTCCGCGCAGTCGTCGAGGCCGTCGAGGACCGCTATACCGGCACCGATATCATCTCCTTCCAGCAGCGCGAGCGCGAGGCCGAAACGCGTGAGGAGTTCGCAGCCGGGCTCGAGGAGGCGCTGACCGACCGCCAGTTCGGCGCGTTACAGCGGGCGTATCTCGGCGGCTACTTCGAGTGGCCGCGACCGACGACCGGCGAGGAACTCGCCCAGTCGATGGGCGTCTCGCGACCGACGTTCCACGAGCACCTGCGGACCGCCGAGGCGAAACTGTGTCGGGCGTTCTTCGGCGACGCATAG
- a CDS encoding NUDIX hydrolase codes for MPTDQLAWETRERRVAYSCPGFDVVNESVQLPDGTETEFDYLSEPPSVCILPFTPDGDVVCIEEWRQAVSRISRGLPVGGVEPDDDDLEAAAHRELAEETGYEAERLEPLVSVEPANGIADTRLHVFVADGCRPTAEQQLDHNESIRPTELSFADLTDAVVAGEIDDGRTVLAVSYYRLVEPACGPA; via the coding sequence ATGCCAACCGATCAACTGGCCTGGGAAACGCGCGAACGTCGAGTAGCCTACTCCTGTCCCGGTTTCGATGTCGTTAACGAGTCCGTGCAACTTCCCGATGGCACGGAAACCGAGTTCGATTACCTCTCGGAGCCGCCGAGCGTCTGCATCCTGCCGTTTACACCTGACGGTGACGTCGTCTGTATCGAGGAATGGCGACAGGCTGTCTCGCGAATCAGTCGCGGGCTCCCCGTCGGCGGCGTCGAACCCGACGACGACGATCTCGAGGCCGCAGCCCATCGCGAACTCGCTGAGGAGACCGGCTACGAAGCCGAGCGACTCGAGCCGCTGGTGTCGGTCGAACCCGCAAACGGAATCGCGGATACGCGCTTGCACGTTTTCGTCGCCGACGGCTGTCGACCGACTGCCGAACAGCAACTCGATCACAACGAGAGCATTCGACCAACTGAGCTGTCGTTTGCGGACCTCACCGACGCGGTCGTCGCCGGCGAGATCGACGACGGGCGGACGGTACTCGCCGTCTCCTACTATCGGCTGGTCGAGCCAGCGTGTGGCCCGGCGTAA
- a CDS encoding PadR family transcriptional regulator, translating into MDQLTGFQRDLLYVIAGKDRPSGQEILDDINDYIDQPVTHGRLYPNLDTLVEKELVEKGELDRRTNYYALTPKGRRALQRRQKWVDQYVDV; encoded by the coding sequence ATGGATCAGCTAACTGGCTTCCAGCGCGACTTGCTGTACGTAATTGCAGGAAAAGATCGACCGTCCGGACAAGAGATCCTCGACGACATCAACGACTACATCGACCAGCCGGTCACACACGGTCGGCTGTATCCCAATCTCGACACGCTCGTCGAGAAAGAACTCGTCGAGAAAGGTGAACTCGACCGGCGAACGAACTACTACGCGCTGACGCCGAAAGGCAGACGTGCACTCCAGCGCCGCCAGAAGTGGGTCGATCAGTACGTCGACGTCTGA
- a CDS encoding DUF1328 domain-containing protein: MLSFATPLQIGGVVLYWAVVCFTLAITAAVVGARGVAESSVELERIVVLIVVILAVIVLLL; the protein is encoded by the coding sequence ATGCTCTCGTTCGCAACGCCGCTGCAGATCGGAGGAGTGGTTCTCTACTGGGCGGTCGTCTGTTTCACTCTCGCGATTACCGCCGCCGTGGTTGGTGCGCGTGGTGTTGCCGAGAGCTCGGTGGAACTCGAACGGATCGTCGTGTTGATCGTCGTCATCCTCGCGGTGATCGTACTCCTGTTGTGA
- the trmY gene encoding tRNA (pseudouridine(54)-N(1))-methyltransferase TrmY gives MRQFVLIGHDVPTTPDFSLDDLAGGAGRLDALCRSITAAFVTSHGIREDVRVHLIAQDELTITFDGSDLQRLNPDERSTAALVRKALEHRDEAIGALPAEPSPGVELYRRGFAGTLEQIADGGPIVQLHEDGEAVVDVGAERLSDAVFVLSDHRNFTAEESGVLEEHADQRLRLGPQLLHADQAITVAHHYLDTNGYEEF, from the coding sequence ATGCGCCAGTTCGTACTCATCGGTCACGACGTGCCGACGACGCCCGACTTCTCGCTCGACGATCTCGCTGGCGGAGCCGGTCGTCTCGACGCACTCTGTCGGTCGATCACCGCCGCGTTCGTCACCTCCCACGGCATCCGCGAGGACGTCCGCGTCCACTTGATTGCTCAGGACGAACTCACCATCACCTTCGACGGCAGCGACCTCCAGCGGCTCAACCCCGACGAGCGAAGCACCGCCGCGTTGGTTCGGAAGGCTCTCGAGCACCGCGACGAGGCCATCGGCGCGCTGCCTGCAGAACCCAGTCCGGGCGTCGAACTCTACCGACGCGGATTTGCGGGAACGCTCGAGCAAATCGCCGACGGCGGTCCGATCGTCCAACTCCACGAGGATGGCGAGGCGGTCGTCGACGTCGGCGCGGAGCGGCTTTCGGATGCGGTGTTCGTGCTCTCGGATCATCGTAATTTCACCGCGGAGGAATCCGGTGTGCTCGAGGAACACGCTGATCAGCGGCTTCGACTCGGCCCGCAGTTGCTCCACGCTGATCAGGCGATCACCGTCGCCCATCACTATCTGGATACGAACGGCTACGAGGAGTTTTAG
- a CDS encoding HVO_0649 family zinc finger protein produces the protein MSAHRSPFEQLREKFDESELRCPSCGYIDTDGGWRVTTSGERVQYQFVCPACDAVETRELRLE, from the coding sequence ATGTCTGCCCATCGTTCGCCGTTCGAGCAACTCCGGGAGAAGTTCGACGAGTCGGAACTCCGCTGTCCGTCGTGTGGCTATATCGACACCGACGGTGGCTGGCGCGTGACCACGTCGGGCGAACGGGTCCAATACCAGTTCGTCTGTCCGGCCTGCGACGCCGTCGAGACGCGCGAACTCCGACTCGAGTAA